In one Nicotiana tomentosiformis chromosome 6, ASM39032v3, whole genome shotgun sequence genomic region, the following are encoded:
- the LOC104092727 gene encoding UDP-glucuronic acid decarboxylase 2 encodes MASELFFRGQETHHIINAYTPKPRKPWQNVIRPVHYMLKEKRLVFLFAGIAIASLIFAMLPSSRAPSGQGSYSYINNAIYDSHLPSESTHSHSIARAHRIIYQNRAGLGSLHSGGKIPLGLQCKGLRILVTGGAGFVGSHLVDRLIARGDSVIVVDNFFTGRKENVMHHFGNPRFELIRHDVVEPLLVEVDQIYHLACPASPVHYKHNPVKTIISNVVGTLNMLGLAKRVGARFLLTSTSEVYGDPLQHPQKETYWGNVNPIGVRSCYDEGKRTAETLTMDYHRGAGVEVRIARIFNTYGPRMCIDDGRVVSNFVAQALRKEPLTVYGDGKQTRSFQFVSDLVEGLMRLMEGEHVGPFNLGNPGEFTMLELAGVVQETIDPNAQIEFRPNTADDPHKRKPDISKAKELLGWEPKVPLRKGLPMMVQDFRQRIFGDHKEDSSSVSSA; translated from the exons ATGGCTTCTGAATTGTTCTTCAGAGGACAGGAAACTCACCATATAATCAACGCATACACCCCCAAACCACGGAAGCCATGGCAAAACGTAATTCGACCTGTACATTACATGCTCAAAGAGAAACGCCTCGTCTTCCTCTTTGCAGGCATTGCCATCGCTTCTCTTATCTTCGCTATGTTACCCTCGTCACGTGCCCCGTCCGGTCAGGGCAGTTACAGTTACATAAACAACGCGATCTACGATTCGCACTTGCCCTCCGAGTCAACTCATTCTCACAGCATTGCCCGTGCTCATCGGATCATCTACCAGAACCGGGCCGGGCTCGGGTCGTTGCATTCTGGCGGGAAAATCCCGTTGGGTTTGCAGTGTAAAGGGTTGAGGATCCTGGTGACCGGTGGGGCTGGGTTCGTCGGCAGCCATCTGGTGGACCGTCTGATCGCAAGAGGTGACAGCGTGATCGTCGTTGATAATTTCTTCACGGGGCGGAAGGAGAACGTGATGCACCACTTTGGGAACCCGAGGTTCGAGCTCATAAGGCACGATGTGGTGGAGCCATTGTTGGTGGAGGTTGACCAGATCTACCACCTCGCTTGCCCTGCCTCTCCTGTTCACTATAAGCATAACCCCGTCAAGACCATTATATC AAATGTTGTGGGGACACTGAACATGCTTGGATTGGCGAAGAGAGTGGGTGCTCGTTTTTTGCTAACGAGCACCAGCGAAGTTTACGGTGATCCTTTGCAACATCCACAAAAGGAGACTTACTGGGGCAATGTTAATCCCATTG GTGTGAGAAGTTGCTACGATGAGGGGAAGCGTACAGCTGAAACGTTGACCATGGACTATCACAGAGGTGCTGGCGTCGAG GTGAGGATAGCTAGGATCTTCAACACCTATGGACCTCGTATGTGCATCGATGATGGTCGTGTTGTTAGCAACTTTGTTGCTCAG GCCTTGAGGAAGGAGCCTTTAACAGTTTATGGTGATGGAAAGCAAACAAGAAGTTTCCAATTTGTTTCAGACCTG gttgagGGCCTAATGCGCTTGATGGAAGGAGAACATGTGGGACCTTTCAACCTAGGAAATCCTGGTGAATTCACAATGCTTGAACTTGCAGGG GTGGTCCAGGAAACCATTGATCCAAATGCGCAGATTGAGTTCAGACCCAACACAGCAGATGATCCACACAAGAGGAAACCTGATATCTCAAAGGCTAAAGAATTGCTTGGTTGGGAACCAAAGGTGCCTCTTAGGAAAGGTCTACCTATGATGGTACAAGACTTTAGGCAGCGTATATTTGGTGACCACAAAGAAGATAGCTCCTCTGTCTCCTCCGCGTAA